The sequence GCACCTGGGTCGTCGCCAACCGGATGGAAGACCTCTCCAGCTTGTACAAGTCCGAAGGCTGGAGCAGCAAATTCCCCAAAGCCGTGATTGACCTGATTTCGTACAAAGGCGGCATTTACAGCGTGCCGGTGGACGTTCACCGCTCCAACGTGATGTGGTATGTCCCCGCCAACCTCAAAAAGTGGGGCGTGAGTGCGCCCAAAACCTGGCCGGAAGTGCTGAGCGCTTGCACCACCCTCAAAGCCAAAGGCGTAGCCGCGCCGATGGTGATGGGCGAAAACTGGACCGAGCAGATGATCTGGGAATCCGTTGCCACTGCCATGCTGGGGCCCAAAGGCTGGAACGATTTGTGGAGCGGCAAGCTCAAGTTCACCGACCCCAAAGTGGTCGACACCTTCACCATGTACGGCAAAGTCCTCGACTGCGCCAACAAAGACGCCAGCGGCCTGAGCTGGCAGCAGGCCACCGACAGGCTGCTGTCGGGCCAGTCGGCTTTCAACATCATGGGCGACTGGGCAGCGGGCTACATGACCACCACCAAGAAGCTCAAGCCCGGCAGCGACTTTGCGTGGTCGCCCAGCCCCGGCACCAGCGGCACCTTTATCATGCTGGCCGATTCGTTCGGCCTCCCCAAGGGCGTCAAAAACCGCGCCGAAGTCCTCAACTGGCTCAAGGTGCTGGGCAGCAAGCAGGGCCAAGACGCCTTCAACCCGCTTAAGGGCAGTATCGCCGCCCGCACCGACTCGGATTTGAGCAAGTACGGCGCGTACTCGCAATCGGCCGCCAAAGACTGGAAGAACAACACCATCGTGGGCAGCATGGTTCACGGAGCCGCCGCGCCCGAGAGCTTTACCAGCGGCTTTGGCAGCGTCAACGACGCTTTCTTGAGCAACCACGACGCCAAGGCTGCCGCCCAAGCTTCACAGGATTTGGCCGACAAGTCGCGCATCGGCATGTAATACGGCTTCTGATTCAGTCGGTTGACAAAACCGGCTGAATTGGGCCGCATATCTTGAATACAACTTCGCACCCCTCCCAGAGACGGCAAGCCCTTGCGCCGTCTTTTGGTTTTTAAAAGGAGACCAATTTGAAACGCCTTTCCACTGACCGACTGTGGGCTATCGCGGTGCTGACACCGTCGGTGATTTTGCTGGCGGTCTTCGTCTACGGCTTTATCTTCCGCACCGCCTACACCAGCTTGACCGATTGGGGCAACGATCCGGCACAGGCATTTAGCTTGACGCCAATCATCCGCTTTATCGGGCTGCAAAATTACCATGATTTGTTTACCAGTAACCTCAACGCCCGCTTCCGGCAGGATCTGGTCAGCACCCTGTTTTTCACGGTGTTTTTTATCGCGGGCTGTTTGGGGCTGGGCCTCAGCATGGCGCTCCTTCTTGACCGCAATCCCAAAGCCGAGGGCATCTGGCGCACCATTTTTCTGTTTCCAATGAGCCTGTCGTTTATCGTCACCGGCACCATCTGGCGCTGGATGCTGCAACCCCAGGGCGGCCTCAACCAGCTCTTTCACCTGAATCCGGCCAGCAACGGTTGGCTGACCAGCCGCGATTCGGTGTGGAGCTTTGATTGGAACAAGCTTCCGCTGATCACCGCGACGATTGTGGGCCTGGTGCTGCTGTGGGTGGCTTGGCTGGCCTTCAGGGACGGGCAGCGCACACGGACGTGGGTGGCGCTGGGCTGCGCCGCGCTGCTGCTGCTGTGGGCGCTGGTCATCGGGCCAAACGTCAAGCTGCTGCCCGCGCCGGAGCTGCACGGTTTCAACATCGCCTTTATCGGCATCATCATCGCCGCCATCTGGCAAATGAGCGGTTACACCATGGCGCTGTATCTGGCGGGGCTGCGCGGCATTCCCGAGGAGCTGCGCGAAGCCTCCCGCGTGGACGGCGCGAACGAGTGGAACACCTACCGCCACGTGATCTTTCCGCTGCTGGCCCCGATTACCTTGTCGGCCATGATTATTCTGGGCCACATCAGCCTCAAGATTTTTGATCTGGTGTTTGCCATGACCGGCCCCGACAACGGCCCCACCGACGTTCCGGCGCTGCTGATGTACATCACCTCGTTCAGGCAAAACGCACTGGCCGTCGGCGCAGCCATCGGCACAGTGCTACTCCTACTGGTCGCCGTCATTATTATTCCGTACCTGTTCAGCCAATTCAAAACTCAGGAAGGCCACGCATGACCACCACCCCCCTGAGTCCGGTCAGCGCTCCCAGCACCCACAAGTCCCCACGTTTTTCAGTCGCACGCGGCCTGATGTATTTGGGTTTGACCATCGCCACGCTGTTCTTTTTGCTGCCGATTTATCTGCTGGTCGTCACCGCTTTCAAAACGCCCGACGCCATCAATCTGGCGACTACCTGGCAACTGCCGAAGTTCCTCAACTGGGCCAGCTTCTCGGACGCTTGGGCTAAAGTCGGCGGCAACATGGGCAACAGCCTCTTTCTGGCTATGACCGCCACCGCCATCAGCGCCATGCTGGGCAGCCTCAACGGCTACGCGCTGAGCAAGTGGCGCTTCCGGGGAGCCAATACCTTATTCGCTTTCATGCTGTTCGGGATGTTCATTCCCTATCAGTCGGTGCTGATTCCGCTGTTTCAGTTCATCAAGTCGCTGGGCCTGTACGGCAGCATCTGGGGCCTGATTCTGGCGCACGTCGTTTACGGCATCCCGATCACTACTTTGATTTTCCGCAACTTCTATGCCGACGTGCCAGACGCCTTGGTGGAAGCCGCCACCATCGACGGCGCGGGCTTCTGGAGCATTTACAGCAAAGTCATCTTCCCGATCAGCGTTCCCGGCTTCGTGGTGGTGATCATCTGGCAGTTCACGCAGGTCTGGAACGAGTTTCTGTTTGCCGCCACCCTGACTTCTTCTGGCAGCCAGCCGGTGACATACGCCCTCTCGCAGCTCGCGGGCGGGCAGGCCGTCTCGTGGAATTTGCCGATGGCGGGCGCGATTCTGGCGGCGATTCCCACTCTGCTCGTTTACATCGTGCTGGGTCGTTATTTCGTGCGTGGGCTGCTGGCGGGGAGCGTCAAGGGCTAAACACCCCCATCTCCCCCACCCTCAGCGCCCAAATTCCCGCAACTGCACCGTATAGATCCCGCCTACGTCCTCCCGCCACGCCAACGCCAGCTTGCCACCCGGCAGCACGGTCACGGCAGGCGAGCGGGCGTCTTTTTTAGGATCGAGATTCTGGATACCGTAGGCCTGCCAGCCCGCGCCCGTCCACCGCGCCAGCTTGATTTGACCGGTGCTGCCTTTTTCCTCCACCCAGGCCAACACGGGTTGACCTTCGGCTGTCACAGCGAGGCTCGGCACGGCCGCAAAGTGCTGATTGACCGGCCCGCCCAAGGCCTGCCAAGCCTGCCCGTTCCAGCGCGAGGCGTAGAGCGTGTCCTGACCGCCCAAGTCTTCGAGCCACGCCACGATGGGCTGCTCCTTGTCGTCTAACACCAAGCGGGTGGAGGCCAGATAACGCTGAGGGTGGCGGTTGAGGCTGCCGCCCAATTTTTCCCAAGTGCTGCCCGTTTGGCGCGAAACATAGACATTGCTGGTCAGCACTTCGCCCTGCAACCACGCCACCACCGCCCGACCCGCCGAGTCGGTCGCCAGCGCGGGCGTGCGCGAAAAGGCCTTGATGTCATTAAAGGCTTCGCTACGTACCCACGAGGTTTGGCCGTCCCACTTCCGCACCGTCAGGCGGCTGCCGTAGGGCTTGCGGAGATACTCGCCCCAGGCCAGCACCGGCTCACCCGCCCGCATGGCGACGGCCCGCGTCCGGGCGGCATACGGCAAATCGTCGCCCAGATAGCGCGAATGCCAGTTCGTCCACGCGCCGTTCTCGTAAGCCCGCATCACCACCACGTCGTTGTCGCCGTAATTTTCATTCCAGACCAACAGCGGCTGCCCGCGCTCGTCCAGCGCCATGTTGAGGGTTGAGGCCGGGCGC comes from Deinococcus detaillensis and encodes:
- a CDS encoding carbohydrate ABC transporter permease, whose product is MKRLSTDRLWAIAVLTPSVILLAVFVYGFIFRTAYTSLTDWGNDPAQAFSLTPIIRFIGLQNYHDLFTSNLNARFRQDLVSTLFFTVFFIAGCLGLGLSMALLLDRNPKAEGIWRTIFLFPMSLSFIVTGTIWRWMLQPQGGLNQLFHLNPASNGWLTSRDSVWSFDWNKLPLITATIVGLVLLWVAWLAFRDGQRTRTWVALGCAALLLLWALVIGPNVKLLPAPELHGFNIAFIGIIIAAIWQMSGYTMALYLAGLRGIPEELREASRVDGANEWNTYRHVIFPLLAPITLSAMIILGHISLKIFDLVFAMTGPDNGPTDVPALLMYITSFRQNALAVGAAIGTVLLLLVAVIIIPYLFSQFKTQEGHA
- a CDS encoding carbohydrate ABC transporter permease, whose amino-acid sequence is MTTTPLSPVSAPSTHKSPRFSVARGLMYLGLTIATLFFLLPIYLLVVTAFKTPDAINLATTWQLPKFLNWASFSDAWAKVGGNMGNSLFLAMTATAISAMLGSLNGYALSKWRFRGANTLFAFMLFGMFIPYQSVLIPLFQFIKSLGLYGSIWGLILAHVVYGIPITTLIFRNFYADVPDALVEAATIDGAGFWSIYSKVIFPISVPGFVVVIIWQFTQVWNEFLFAATLTSSGSQPVTYALSQLAGGQAVSWNLPMAGAILAAIPTLLVYIVLGRYFVRGLLAGSVKG
- a CDS encoding ABC transporter substrate-binding protein, producing MKKSIKNALVITAALGLTAQALAAGKIEIFSWWAGDEGPALAALIKLYEAKYPSVKVDNAAVTGGAGTNAKAVLKTRMLGGDPPDSFQAHAGQELTGTWVVANRMEDLSSLYKSEGWSSKFPKAVIDLISYKGGIYSVPVDVHRSNVMWYVPANLKKWGVSAPKTWPEVLSACTTLKAKGVAAPMVMGENWTEQMIWESVATAMLGPKGWNDLWSGKLKFTDPKVVDTFTMYGKVLDCANKDASGLSWQQATDRLLSGQSAFNIMGDWAAGYMTTTKKLKPGSDFAWSPSPGTSGTFIMLADSFGLPKGVKNRAEVLNWLKVLGSKQGQDAFNPLKGSIAARTDSDLSKYGAYSQSAAKDWKNNTIVGSMVHGAAAPESFTSGFGSVNDAFLSNHDAKAAAQASQDLADKSRIGM